The following are from one region of the Agelaius phoeniceus isolate bAgePho1 chromosome 20, bAgePho1.hap1, whole genome shotgun sequence genome:
- the LOC143695553 gene encoding uncharacterized protein LOC143695553 has translation MSQTAVKAGPPLTPLSLWLQSETLKDAASAPPKAEPPKAEPPKPEPVKSPEPAKSPEPPPGRGKSPEPVLNGAAENGLEGPAPEAQGDDGQGLSRRKVVRVVRKVVRKVLPGEDAGSAKEPGRDAKSPEPVPPPRKEEAGRTAVPAPPAPPPPPAVVPAAPAKPEPKDEISEGLKTLMAKGKTKEHRPRLRPGDRQEKPREPAGGDTKLSPSSGAEAKPEPPVQLSGGKAEPAKASALKPTALERHKVPVCAQWEML, from the coding sequence ATGTCCCAAACAGCAGTGAAGGCTGGCCCTCCACTCACACCACTCTCATTGTGGCTGCAGTCAGAGACCCTGAAGGATGCAGCATCTGCACCCCCCAAAGCTGAGCCCCCGAAGGCTGAACCCCCAAAACCTGAGCCTGTGAAGAGCCCCGAACCCGCGAAGAGCCCCGAGCCACCTCCTGGGAGAGGGAAGAGCCCAGAGCCGGTGCTGAACGGGGCAGCAGAGAATGGGCTGGAGggcccagcccccgaggcaCAGGGGGATGACGGCCAGGGGCTGTCCCGCCGCAAGGTGGTCCGGGTGGTGCGCAAGGTGGTCCGCAAAGTCCTGCCAGGGGAGGACGCTGGCAGTGCCAAGGAGCCAGGCCGAGATGCCAAGTCTCCTGAGCCAGTGCCACCCCCGAGGAAGGAGGAAGCAGGGCGTACcgctgtcccagctcccccagccccgccACCGCCCCCGGCCGtggtgcctgcagcccctgccaagccGGAACCCAAGGATGAGATCTCAGAGGGGCTCAAAACCCTCATGGCCAAGGGCAAAACCAAGGAGCACCGGCCGCGGCTCCGGCCGGGGGACAGGCAGGAGAAGCCCCGTGAGCCAGCTGGTGGGGACACAAAGCTGTCCCCGTCCTCGGGCGCTGAAGCCAAACCAGAGCCACCAGTGCAGCTTTCaggagggaaagcagagccGGCAAAGGCATCTGCTCTGAAACCCACGGCCCTGGAGAGGCACAAGGTACCAGTGTGTGCACAATGGGAGATGCTCTGA
- the CRYBA1 gene encoding LOW QUALITY PROTEIN: beta-crystallin A3 (The sequence of the model RefSeq protein was modified relative to this genomic sequence to represent the inferred CDS: deleted 1 base in 1 codon), giving the protein MGEAAVPPELDTDPAAAKMAQTNPLPVPMGPWKSVRSRGRENRQPQPCHPPVPERLRSSLRTAAPPRELISAGITVYDQENFQGKRMEFTSACPNIMECGFDNIRSLKVECGAWVGYEHTGFCGQQFILERGEYPRWDAWSGSNAYHIERLMSFRPVCSANHKESKITIFEKDNFIGRQWEIADDYPSLQAMGWANNEVGSMKIQCGAWVCYQYPGYRGYQYVLEFDHHGGDYKHWREWGSHAQTSQIQSIRRVQQ; this is encoded by the exons ATGGGCGAAGCAGCAGTA CCGCCTGAGCTAG aCACCgatccagcagcagcaaagatgGCTCAGACAAACCCTCTGCCTGTTCCTATGGGCCCGTGGAAG AGCGTTCGGAGCAGAGGCCGGGAGAACCgccagccacagccctgccacccGCCCGTCCCAGAACGGCTCCGCTCCTCTCTCCGGACGGCAGCGCCGCCCCGGGAACTGATCTCCGCAGGG ATCACCGTGTACGACCAAGAAAACTTCCAGGGCAAGAGGATGGAGTTCACTTCGGCCTGTCCAAACATCATGGAATGTGGCTTCGACAACATCCGCTCCCTGAAGGTGGAATGTGGCGC CTGGGTCGGTTATGAGCACACCGGCTTCTGCGGGCAGCAGTTCATCCTGGAGAGGGGAGAGTACCCGCGCTGGGACGCCTGGAGCGGCAGCAACGCCTACCACATCGAGCGCCTGATGTCCTTCCGCCCCGTCTGCTCTGCT AATCACAAGGAATCCAAGATCACCATTTTTGAGAAAGACAACTTCATCGGCCGCCAGTGGGAGATTGCTGATGACTACCCCTCGCTGCAGGCCATGGGCTGGGCCAACAACGAAGTGGGCTCCATGAAGATCCAGTGTGGCGC CTGGGTGTGCTACCAGTATCCCGGGTACCGTGGCTACCAGTACGTCCTGGAGTTTGACCACCACGGAGGAGACTACAAGCACTGGAGAGAGTGGGGTTCACACGCCCAGACCTCCCAGATCCAATCCATCAGGCGTGTCCAGCAGTAG